The genome window CCACGGGGGGACGAGCGTTCCCGAGACCAAGGCCGTCACCCATCCCGTCGTCACGGGGGGACATCGTTCCGACCTGGACGACATGCGCGCCACCTTCGATGCTTTTCGCGAGACCAACGAGGAGCGTCTCGCCGAAATCGAGACGCGCGGGGCCGTCGATCCGCTGACACAGGACAAGCTCGCGCACATCGACGCCCAGCTCGACCGTCAGCAGCGTCGACTGGATGCGATGGCGCTGAAGTCTTCCCGTCCGCCGCGCGGCGCAGGCCCGGACGAACCCGGAGACACCACGGCACTGCAGCACAAGGGCGCCTTCGTGTCCTACATGCGCAAGGGTCAGGAAGACGGGTTGCGCGCGCTGGAACAAAAGGCGCTGTCCGTCGGCTCCGACCCCGACGGCGGCTATCTGGTGCCGGACGAGACCGAGACCGCGATCCTGCGCGGCATGACGAGCGTCTCGCCGATCCGCGCCATCGCCGGCGCGCGCCAGGTGTCCTCCAGCGTCTTCAAGAAGCCGTTCTCGATCTCCGGTCCGCAGTCGGGTTGGGTCGCGGAAACCGCCGCCCGGCCGCAGACCGGAGCGCCGACGCTCTCCGAACTCGCCTTTCCGACGATGGAACTCTACGCCATGCCGGCCGCGACGCCCTCGCTGCTGGAGGATGCGGCCGTCGACGTCGACGCCTGGATCGCGGAGGAGGTGGAACTGGCCTTCGCCGAACAGGAAGGCACGGCCTTCGTCACCGGCGACGGCGTCAACAAGCCGCGCGGGTTCCTCGACTATCCGCGTGTGGCGGAAGCCTCCTGGAGCTGGGGCAATCTCGGCCAGCTTACCAGCGGCGTGGACGGCGCCTTTCCCGCCTCCGACCCCGGCGATGTCCTGATCGACCTGGTCTATGCGCTGAAGGCCGGTTACCGGCAGAACGCCGGCTTCGTGATGAACCGGCGCACCCAGGCCGTCGTGCGCAAGATGAAGGATGCCGACGGCAATTATCTGTGGCAGCCGCCGGCAACCGTCGGCGCGCCGGCCACCTTGATGACCTTTCCGCTCACCGAGGCGGAGGACATGTCCGATATCGCGACGGATGCGCCGGCCATCGCCTTCGGCGACTTCCGCCGGGGCTATCTGGTGGTCGACCGCACGGGCGTGCGCATCCTGCGCGATCCCTATTCGGCCAAGCCCTACGTGCTGTTCTACACGACCAAGCGCGTCGGCGGCGGTGTCCAGGACTTCGACGCGATCAAGCTCCTGACCTTCTCCGCCTGAGCTTCCCTGCCTGACCGGGTCCGGGCGTCCGCATCGCGCGGGCGTCCGGCGCTTCTTCAAACGTCCGCACGCTGGAAAGGACCGCCATGACGGCGATTGTATCGACACCGCCCGCGCAGGAACCGGTGACGCTGGAGGAGGCGCGCGCCCATCTCAGGGTGAGCGGGACCGAGGAAGATCCGCTGATCTCGGGTCTGATTGCCGCAGCGCGCCAGCATCTGGAACGCGCCACGCGCCGCGCGCTGATCACGCAGGGCTGGCGGCTGTATCTCGATGCCTGGCCGCCTGGCCGGATCATTCGCCTGCCGGTCGCCCCCGTGTTCTCGGTGGACGGCATCACGGTCTACGACGGCGAGGGTCTGCCGGTCGTGCTGACGGCGGCGGATTTTCGGCTGGACGGGCACGCGGAACCGCCGAGGCTTCGCGTTGCGGCCGCCGCACCGGCGGCGATGTCCGGCTTCAACGGCATCGAGGTGGAGTTCACCGCCGGCTATGGCGCGGATGGCGATGCCGTACCGCCGGCGCTTCGGCAGGCGATCCTGGTGCTTGTCGCACATTGGTTCGACAACCGGGCCGCCGGCTTCGATCTTGCCACCGCAGCCGTGCCTGTCGGCTGGTCCGCGCTTCTTGAGCCCTATCGGATGCTCAGGCTGTGAGTGCGGCGGATAGGCTCGACCGGGCAATGCGGCTGTCGCGGCCCGACCGGATCGAGGCGGCGGACGGGGAGGCGGAGATCGTCTTCACCGATGCCGGGTCGGTGTTCGTGGCGCTTGCGCCGGCGAGCCTTGCCGAGCGGCAGGTGAGCGGTCGGCTCGGCGGCGTCGCGACCCATGTGGCGCGGCTGCGCAGCGGTTCCGGTATCGCCGGTGGCTGGCGGCTGAGCGAAGGCTTGCGCGTGTTTCGGGTGCTTGCTGTCGACGACGCGCGTCGCCGCTCGGGTCTGGTGACATGCGTGCTTGAGGAGGAAACGGGATGAGTGCCCAGGCAGATCTGCGCGGCGCGATCATTGCCGCCCTGCGCGCCGATGCGGCCCTGACCGAATTGCTCGGAGTTGACCGGGTGCACGACGGAGCGCCGCGCGGTGCGGCAATCCCCTTCGTCGATCTAGGCGCGGTGGAAACACGTCTTTTGACGGCGGAGCCGGCCGAGGGCGAGCGCCACACCGTCGAGGTGCTGGCCTATTCGCGAAAGCCCGCGCGCGGCGAGATCAGCGAAATCCTGACTGCGATCCGCGACGCGCTGGCGCAGCTCCCGCCGTCGATCGGCGTGCAGCGTCTGGTGCATGTCTCCGATCCGGTGATGCGCAGTGAACGTCAGCGTGACGGACGCGGATGGCGCGGGCGGCTCACCGTCCGGGTCGTCACCGAGCCAGCGGCGTGAACCGCTGCGCGACACGGGCCGGAACCGGTCCAACCTCATGAAAACGGGAGACTGCGATGGCCGCTCAGGCAGGCAAGGATCTTTTGCTGAAATGCGACACCGATGGTGTCGGGACATTCGTGACCGTCGCGGGCCTGCGCGCGCGGCGCATCGCGCTCAATGCCGCCAGCGTCGACATCACCGATGCCGACAGCGCCGGCCGCTGGCGCGAACTGCTGCAAGGTGCGGGAACGCGCGCCGCCAGCCTGTCGGGCTCCGGTATCTTTCGCGATGCGAGTGCCGATGAAACCGTGCGCGGGCTGTTCTTCGACGGGATTATCCGCGACTGGCAGGTGGTGGTGCCGGATTTCGGCACGATCGCCGGACGCTTCCAGATCGCGGGCCTTGAGTATTCCGGTACCCATGACGGTGAGGTGACCTATGAGATCGCGCTGGAATCCGCCGGCGAACTGACGTTTGCGGGGAGCTAGGCCATGACGAACCTGCATCGCGGCGAGGTCTCAGCCGTTCTCGGCGGCCGGGGTCGCACGCTTGTGCTGACGCTCGGCGCGCTCGCCGAACTGGAAAGCGCCTTTGCGAGCGCGGATCTCTCTGCTTTGGCCGAGCGGTTCGGGCAGGGGCGGTTTTCCGCGCATGATCTTGCGCGCATCATCGGCGCCGGCCTGCGCGGCGCGGGCGAGGACATCGACGATGACACGGTGTTGTCCCTGTCGATCGATGGCGGCCTGCCCGCCCTGACGCGTGTTGCCGCCCGCCTGCTCCATGTCACGTTCTGCGGCGATGAGGACGCATCGACTGGCGCTCAGGAGGCGCACCCTCCCGCAAACCCTTGAATGCCGCGGGGGGTGCCCCGCCCGCGGCGTTTCCCTGGGCCGATGTCCTGCGGGTCTGTTTCGTCACGCTCGGCTGGCCGCCGCACGTCGTGTGGTCCGCGACCCCGCGCGAGATCGCGGCGGCCCTCGGCCCGCGCGCGCGCAAGTCCGCCCGAGCGCTTTCGCGCGACGGTCTTGAGACGCTGATGCGCCGTTTTCCCGATGGAGACACGCCATGACCGAGGACATGAACGCCGCCGTGGACCTTCCTGCGAAGGAGGCGGAGGACCTGAAGCGGACCATGAGCGACATCCACACGGCCTCCAAACAGATTGCCTCCGCGCTGACGGATGGCCTGGGGCGGGCCGTGAAGGAGGGCAAGGCGCTCGACGCGGTGGTCCGCTCCATTGCGCTTTCGCTGTCCAGCAAGGCGTTCGACCAGGCGATCGACCAGTTCGAGACAGGACTGACGCAGGGTTTGAGCAATTTCGCGGGCGGTCTGTTTTCCAGCGTGCTGTCACCGGGCACCGGGGTCTTGCCGTTCGCCAAGGGCGGCGTCGTGGCGGCGCCAACCTATTTTCCGCTTGGCAATGCGGGGGGAGGCGGTGCGTCGACCGGCCTGATGGGGGAAGCGGGCGCTGAGGCGATCCTGCCGCTGGCGCGCGACGCGCACGGACGGCTGGGCGTCAGCGGGGCCGGGGCGGCGATGCCGCCGATCGTGTTCAATGTGGAGACCCGGGACGCGGAAAGCTTCGCGCGGTCAGAAGCGCAGATCTCGACAATGGTAGCCCGCGCCGTCGGACGGGGACGGCGCGGGCTTTGACGTCGGGCCTGAAGAGGAGGGGCTCAGGCGCCGGCGTTTCAGGCGGCGGCCAGAAGGGCCGCGATCTCGTCTTTCAGGTGCAGCCGCTTCTTCTTCAGCTCTTCCAGAGCATCGTCGGATGCGGGCTCGACCTCGGTCTCGATGCGATGAATTTCGCGGTTCAGCGCGTGATACTCATCCGCGAGTTTTGCGAAGTGCGCGTTGGACAGCTTGAGCGCATGCAGCGCATCGGCCTTGTCCGGAAACTCTTCGTGCAGCTCGTGGGGAACGTGACTCATGCAATCGGTACCTCCGTTGTTGGAAACACCATGCGCGTCGCACATCCGACGCGCTTTGAGCAAGATCAAACCAGGCGTTCGTCGGGTCGCTTTTGCACAGCCCTGTCCTTGACGCGCCGAACCCGGGAGGCACGCATATGCCCGCATTCGTGGAGGAGCGGTTTCCGCTCGGGATCGCCTTTGGCGCCACCGGCGGCCCGCAATGGCGCACCGAGGTGGTGGCGCTTGCTTCGGGTGCCGAAACCCGCAACGCGCGCTGGGCGGGATCACGGCGGCGATATGATGCCGGCACCGGTGTGCGCTCGCTTGCCGATCTGCAGACGGTGGCGGCCTTCTTCGAGCGCATGCACGGGCGTCTCTACGGGTTTCGGTTCCGTGATCCCTTCGACAACGCCTCCGCAACGACCGGAGACGTCCCGACTTCTCTTGATTGCCTTCTCGCCGTAGCCGACGGGAGCGCCGACAGCTTTCCACTGGCCAAGACCTACGGCGGGGGCGACTTCATCCGCAAGCGGCCGATCACAAAGCCGGTGGCGGGCAGCGTGCGCGTCGCCCTCAACGGCGTGGAACTGGTGGAGGCGACGGATTTCACCTGCGATCCGGCGACCGGCATCGTGACGCTTGCGGCCGGGTCTCCGACGGCCGGGGTCCAGGTGACGGCGGGTTTCCGGTTCGATGTGCCCGTGCGCTTCGACACCGACAGGCTGGAACTCGGCCTGACCCATGCGGAGGCGGGGCGCGTCCCCACGATCCCGCTGGTCGAGATCGACACGGACGCGGAGGCCTGAGATCCGATGAAAACGATTTCCCCGGAAACGGCAGCCCGGTTTTCCGGCGGCGCGACCACGCGCGCGACCTGCTGGCGGATTACCCGCCGCGACGGGCGGATCTTCGGCTTCACCGACCATGATCGCGAGATAACCTTCGAAGGCGGGACGTTTCGTCCCGATCTCGGGTTCGAGACGACGGCCGTCACGCTGGAGCCGGATTTCGCTGCAGGGAGCGCGGAGGTTGCCGGCATCCTGTCGTCGCCGGAGATTTCCGATATGGATCTCGCCACCGGGCTGTGGGACGGCGCGGCGGTCGAGGTTTTCGCGGTCGACTGGCAGGACCCCGAGGCGCGCGTGCTGATGCGCCGCGCCGAGGTTGGCGAGGTCGTTCGCTCCGGAAAAGCGTTTCGGGCGGAGCTGCGCGGTCTTGCGCATCTTTTCGACCAGCCGCGCGGGCGGGTCTTTTCCCACATTTGCGATGCAGATCTGGGTGATGCGCGCTGCCGTGTCGACCTCGACGAGGGCGGGTTTCGCAAGGACGGCGCGGTGCAGTCGGCCGTCGACGGCGCGACGCTGAATGTAAGCGGTATCGACGGGCCCGAGACCGACTGGTTTG of Stappia sp. ES.058 contains these proteins:
- a CDS encoding phage major capsid protein, whose amino-acid sequence is MPTEYSHGGTSVPETKAVTHPVVTGGHRSDLDDMRATFDAFRETNEERLAEIETRGAVDPLTQDKLAHIDAQLDRQQRRLDAMALKSSRPPRGAGPDEPGDTTALQHKGAFVSYMRKGQEDGLRALEQKALSVGSDPDGGYLVPDETETAILRGMTSVSPIRAIAGARQVSSSVFKKPFSISGPQSGWVAETAARPQTGAPTLSELAFPTMELYAMPAATPSLLEDAAVDVDAWIAEEVELAFAEQEGTAFVTGDGVNKPRGFLDYPRVAEASWSWGNLGQLTSGVDGAFPASDPGDVLIDLVYALKAGYRQNAGFVMNRRTQAVVRKMKDADGNYLWQPPATVGAPATLMTFPLTEAEDMSDIATDAPAIAFGDFRRGYLVVDRTGVRILRDPYSAKPYVLFYTTKRVGGGVQDFDAIKLLTFSA
- a CDS encoding head-tail connector protein, whose protein sequence is MTAIVSTPPAQEPVTLEEARAHLRVSGTEEDPLISGLIAAARQHLERATRRALITQGWRLYLDAWPPGRIIRLPVAPVFSVDGITVYDGEGLPVVLTAADFRLDGHAEPPRLRVAAAAPAAMSGFNGIEVEFTAGYGADGDAVPPALRQAILVLVAHWFDNRAAGFDLATAAVPVGWSALLEPYRMLRL
- a CDS encoding head-tail adaptor protein; amino-acid sequence: MSAADRLDRAMRLSRPDRIEAADGEAEIVFTDAGSVFVALAPASLAERQVSGRLGGVATHVARLRSGSGIAGGWRLSEGLRVFRVLAVDDARRRSGLVTCVLEEETG
- a CDS encoding DUF3168 domain-containing protein, producing MSAQADLRGAIIAALRADAALTELLGVDRVHDGAPRGAAIPFVDLGAVETRLLTAEPAEGERHTVEVLAYSRKPARGEISEILTAIRDALAQLPPSIGVQRLVHVSDPVMRSERQRDGRGWRGRLTVRVVTEPAA
- a CDS encoding phage major tail protein, TP901-1 family, with amino-acid sequence MAAQAGKDLLLKCDTDGVGTFVTVAGLRARRIALNAASVDITDADSAGRWRELLQGAGTRAASLSGSGIFRDASADETVRGLFFDGIIRDWQVVVPDFGTIAGRFQIAGLEYSGTHDGEVTYEIALESAGELTFAGS
- a CDS encoding gene transfer agent family protein yields the protein MTNLHRGEVSAVLGGRGRTLVLTLGALAELESAFASADLSALAERFGQGRFSAHDLARIIGAGLRGAGEDIDDDTVLSLSIDGGLPALTRVAARLLHVTFCGDEDASTGAQEAHPPANP
- a CDS encoding phage tail assembly chaperone → MNAAGGAPPAAFPWADVLRVCFVTLGWPPHVVWSATPREIAAALGPRARKSARALSRDGLETLMRRFPDGDTP
- a CDS encoding phage tail tape measure protein gives rise to the protein MTEDMNAAVDLPAKEAEDLKRTMSDIHTASKQIASALTDGLGRAVKEGKALDAVVRSIALSLSSKAFDQAIDQFETGLTQGLSNFAGGLFSSVLSPGTGVLPFAKGGVVAAPTYFPLGNAGGGGASTGLMGEAGAEAILPLARDAHGRLGVSGAGAAMPPIVFNVETRDAESFARSEAQISTMVARAVGRGRRGL
- a CDS encoding YdcH family protein, encoding MSHVPHELHEEFPDKADALHALKLSNAHFAKLADEYHALNREIHRIETEVEPASDDALEELKKKRLHLKDEIAALLAAA
- a CDS encoding DUF2460 domain-containing protein; protein product: MPAFVEERFPLGIAFGATGGPQWRTEVVALASGAETRNARWAGSRRRYDAGTGVRSLADLQTVAAFFERMHGRLYGFRFRDPFDNASATTGDVPTSLDCLLAVADGSADSFPLAKTYGGGDFIRKRPITKPVAGSVRVALNGVELVEATDFTCDPATGIVTLAAGSPTAGVQVTAGFRFDVPVRFDTDRLELGLTHAEAGRVPTIPLVEIDTDAEA
- a CDS encoding DUF2163 domain-containing protein; protein product: MKTISPETAARFSGGATTRATCWRITRRDGRIFGFTDHDREITFEGGTFRPDLGFETTAVTLEPDFAAGSAEVAGILSSPEISDMDLATGLWDGAAVEVFAVDWQDPEARVLMRRAEVGEVVRSGKAFRAELRGLAHLFDQPRGRVFSHICDADLGDARCRVDLDEGGFRKDGAVQSAVDGATLNVSGIDGPETDWFAGGRLEIVNGPNAGMTGEIVADRLEGGVRVLALLAPLAVLPAPGSAVRLTAGCDKRFATCSGKFSNTENFQGFPHMPGADFALAYPSRGAAENDGGPLVD